The window GAACCAAACTTGATTATTGGTGACTATACGGGCAACAAAGTGAACGATATTATCGTAACGGCCCCTCAAGGAGGAAATGGTGGACACGTGGATCATCTGATCTTAACTTGGGAAGGAAATAAAAATAAACTCAAAGATGTTAAAACAAGCGCCTCGGTACGATAGGGGTGCATACTTTATAACTAACACTTACTTCCTTATCAAAAAAGAGCCCCTAGCAGCCAAAATAAGCCCCTATTCAATTGAATGGGGGTAACTTTGTTTTGGGAACGTTATTAGTTTTAGTTATGTATACGTTATAAATCCTTGTCTCATTAAAGCCCCTATTAGCTGAATAACTCTCCTCTATAATAACTGCTTCCAATTAGGATCTTTTATATATTCTTCATTTAATTTTCTTCCATTTTTAACAAAGCGTTCTTCTGATGCTCCAAATTTAATAAAATTCTTTTGTGCTTGCTTTAACGAAACCTTATTTGCTCCACCAAGATCTGGATTATGAAATTGAACTCCATCATCCTCCCAACCACACATCCTACATATATAAAAAGTATCTGATGGCTCTTCAGGTAATGTTTTATATCCACAACAAGGACAAGTATATTTCATGCAATCACCCACTTTTAATGAAATTTCAAAATACTACTTCTTACATTAAATGGCCCGTTTGCGGAACAGCTTAATACATTACAGTCTTAAGTATAACATTAGTTCCTAAAGCGTCGTTTGGGAAGATTCTTGAAATGATCTTTCACTAAAGCCCCCGTTAGTTCAACAAGCCTTTCATACATCATATGCATCTCCAAGAGAGATAAAATCATCTTCATGCCAATACCAAAGGTTACCGTAATTCATTACTAGCCGATTTAATAATTCCGTAAAGGAATTGGCGATTATAGGGCAACTACCAACTACACCGTGAATTTCCCAATTGCTATCATAACATCTACCTAAACGTGACTTATTAAGGTCAATTGTTAAATAATCGTTATTACCATCACGACCAATTATGTACCAATTTGAAGAAATATC is drawn from Solibacillus sp. R5-41 and contains these coding sequences:
- a CDS encoding CPCC family cysteine-rich protein produces the protein MKYTCPCCGYKTLPEEPSDTFYICRMCGWEDDGVQFHNPDLGGANKVSLKQAQKNFIKFGASEERFVKNGRKLNEEYIKDPNWKQLL
- a CDS encoding SMI1/KNR4 family protein; this encodes MELELLIDKIKNFPNCVVHSPSGYPVVEKIHLLPNDLYEFYKICGGIDLFIECDYGITIVPPNEFVLANPLIIGEKAEYDISSNWYIIGRDGNNDYLTIDLNKSRLGRCYDSNWEIHGVVGSCPIIANSFTELLNRLVMNYGNLWYWHEDDFISLGDAYDV